A genomic stretch from Candidatus Omnitrophota bacterium includes:
- a CDS encoding glutamate synthase subunit beta has protein sequence MGDPKGFLKLKREAGQYRPVCERAADFKDVTLLRPDDRSQQQASRCMDCGTPFCHWGCPVGNYIPEWNDHMFHGRWDKAFQLLDATNGLPEITGRLCPAPCEYACVLGINDEAVTIRENELAIIEYAFNNGLIKPRPPKKRSGSVAAVVGSGPAGLSCAAELNRRGHKVTVFEKDDKIGGIMRYGIPDFKLEKWVLDRRVALLKREGIEFVTGVDVGVDYPVKKLRQGFDAVCLCGGSRVPRDLKIEGRALKGIHFAMDYLIQSNRRNAGEIISKELLIDARDKKVVIIGGGDTGSDCVGTAHRQGAKCVVQIELLSQPPECRGADFPWPRYPMILKTSSSHEEGGERRWSVLTKRFIGEQGRVKKIQCLRVEFAKGPEAACPVMKEVPGSEFEIEADLVMLAVGFAHPQHAGLLADLKIDADPRGNVKAGGDFMTNINGVFTAGDMRRGQSLIVWAIAEGRACAYSIDRFLRNV, from the coding sequence ATGGGTGATCCCAAAGGTTTTCTGAAATTAAAGCGGGAGGCAGGGCAATACAGGCCGGTCTGTGAGCGCGCGGCTGATTTTAAAGACGTCACCCTGCTTCGTCCCGACGACAGATCGCAGCAGCAGGCCTCGCGCTGTATGGACTGCGGCACGCCTTTCTGCCACTGGGGCTGCCCCGTAGGCAACTACATCCCGGAATGGAACGACCACATGTTCCACGGCCGCTGGGATAAGGCGTTTCAACTCCTTGACGCGACAAACGGCCTTCCCGAGATCACCGGACGGCTCTGCCCTGCCCCATGCGAGTATGCCTGTGTCTTAGGCATTAACGACGAGGCCGTGACCATAAGGGAGAATGAGCTGGCGATCATTGAATACGCCTTTAATAACGGTTTGATCAAGCCCAGGCCGCCGAAAAAACGCAGCGGCAGCGTGGCTGCCGTAGTCGGCTCAGGCCCTGCCGGCTTAAGCTGCGCCGCAGAACTTAACAGACGCGGGCATAAGGTGACGGTATTTGAGAAGGACGATAAGATCGGCGGCATTATGCGCTACGGCATCCCCGACTTCAAGCTGGAAAAGTGGGTGCTTGACCGCCGCGTCGCTTTATTAAAAAGAGAAGGCATAGAATTTGTAACCGGCGTGGATGTCGGCGTGGATTATCCCGTAAAGAAATTAAGACAGGGCTTTGACGCGGTCTGCCTCTGCGGCGGCTCACGCGTCCCGCGCGATCTGAAGATAGAAGGCAGGGCCCTGAAAGGCATTCATTTTGCCATGGATTACCTTATCCAGTCAAACAGGCGTAATGCCGGGGAAATTATCAGTAAAGAATTGCTTATAGACGCCAGGGATAAAAAGGTCGTGATCATCGGCGGCGGCGATACCGGCAGCGACTGCGTAGGCACCGCCCACAGGCAGGGGGCGAAATGCGTTGTCCAGATAGAGCTTTTGTCTCAGCCGCCCGAATGCAGGGGCGCTGACTTCCCCTGGCCGCGCTATCCGATGATCCTCAAGACATCCTCCAGCCATGAAGAAGGCGGAGAGCGCCGGTGGTCCGTATTGACGAAAAGATTCATCGGAGAACAGGGCAGGGTTAAAAAGATACAGTGCCTGCGCGTTGAATTCGCGAAGGGCCCTGAAGCGGCCTGTCCTGTTATGAAGGAGGTCCCAGGTTCAGAGTTTGAGATAGAAGCAGACCTTGTGATGCTTGCCGTCGGCTTTGCGCATCCTCAACACGCGGGATTGCTCGCGGATCTAAAGATAGATGCCGATCCCAGAGGCAACGTTAAGGCAGGCGGAGATTTCATGACCAATATAAATGGCGTCTTTACTGCCGGCGATATGCGCAGGGGCCAGTCCCTTATCGTCTGGGCGATCGCCGAAGGCAGGGCCTGCGCTTATAGCATTGATAGATTCTTGCGTAACGTGTAA
- a CDS encoding diguanylate cyclase, whose product MAKIRLTLQNRITTLMIFSALLLISIFVAIQLNNQVDNLKRLNTLKARMSAIVVRENLKPALRASPDETAVELSRTIEYLKSMQVIEGLSVIDDNDTIIASTSPEETGEIINTKEAALKYRLLNESDDKPFESRLDQAGRMLYVYLPLKGGAEGQPVFLAKLSFYLGDIQEALIDVYKPAMLSIILVIIATMIVGLLMSKGIIGPIRILNEGTKVVAQGNLERRIYIDTDDELQELAETFNEMTVALIRMKERAENANPLTKLPGNIVIREGVEQRLRENKKFVVIHTDLNNFKAFNDKYGLAKGDEAIKINADVLKEAVEKNGNKDDLLGHEGGDDFVLITTPEKAAAITGYVAQEFDKRVRKLYSTEDLAQGFIISKSREGEVKKFPLMCISMAGATNAHRAISSYVEVTNITAEVKKKAKAQEKSVFVLDQRKDEKT is encoded by the coding sequence ATGGCGAAAATACGGCTTACCCTTCAAAACAGAATAACCACCCTGATGATCTTCTCCGCGCTCCTGCTCATAAGTATCTTCGTAGCCATCCAGCTCAACAATCAGGTAGACAACCTCAAGCGCCTTAACACGCTCAAGGCGCGGATGAGCGCCATAGTGGTGCGGGAAAACCTCAAGCCGGCGCTGCGGGCGAGCCCGGATGAGACGGCCGTTGAGCTAAGCCGCACAATAGAATACCTGAAAAGTATGCAGGTAATAGAAGGCCTCTCGGTCATAGACGATAACGACACGATAATCGCCTCTACCAGCCCGGAGGAGACCGGTGAAATAATAAACACGAAGGAGGCGGCGCTCAAGTACAGGCTGTTAAACGAAAGCGATGACAAGCCGTTTGAGTCCCGTCTGGATCAAGCCGGCAGGATGCTCTATGTGTACCTGCCGTTAAAGGGCGGCGCGGAGGGGCAGCCGGTATTTCTGGCAAAACTGTCATTTTATCTGGGCGATATACAGGAGGCGCTGATCGACGTGTATAAGCCGGCCATGCTCAGCATTATACTGGTGATCATCGCCACAATGATCGTCGGCCTGCTTATGTCAAAAGGCATCATCGGCCCGATAAGGATATTAAACGAAGGCACAAAGGTAGTGGCGCAGGGCAACCTGGAAAGACGCATCTACATAGATACCGATGACGAACTGCAGGAACTGGCGGAGACCTTCAACGAAATGACCGTCGCGCTCATAAGGATGAAAGAGCGCGCGGAAAACGCCAACCCCCTGACAAAGCTGCCCGGCAATATAGTCATAAGAGAAGGGGTGGAGCAGCGGCTCAGAGAAAACAAAAAATTCGTAGTCATACATACCGACCTTAATAACTTCAAGGCGTTCAACGACAAATACGGCCTTGCTAAAGGCGATGAGGCGATAAAGATAAACGCCGACGTGCTGAAAGAGGCGGTAGAGAAAAACGGCAACAAAGACGACCTTCTGGGGCATGAAGGCGGGGATGACTTCGTGCTGATAACCACTCCCGAGAAGGCCGCGGCGATAACCGGCTATGTGGCCCAGGAGTTTGATAAGCGCGTAAGAAAACTCTATTCTACCGAGGACCTGGCTCAAGGGTTCATCATCTCAAAATCAAGGGAAGGAGAAGTTAAGAAATTCCCTCTGATGTGCATATCTATGGCCGGGGCAACCAACGCGCATCGGGCGATCTCTTCCTATGTAGAGGTGACCAACATAACCGCGGAAGTAAAGAAAAAGGCAAAGGCGCAGGAAAAAAGCGTATTTGTGCTGGACCAGAGAAAAGACGAAAAAACCTAA
- a CDS encoding glutamine synthetase beta-grasp domain-containing protein — MKKEYLSPTEAAKLLGISRQAVIERIKHGAISAEKAGRQYIIPKGEIGPKSAGGSAARQKRERAPVISNKKQAIEKILDRVEENDIKTIQLWFTDILGILKCVSITEGELRGALEHGKGFDGSSVTGFAEAEESDIIAQPDPATFKILPWTSENGVIARMFCDILNPDHTPYPGDTRYALKRVLARAEKLGFTFFVGPEIEYFYFKSDKKPEIIDEGSYFELIPNDLANTMRNKTVRMLEEMGITMEASHHEVAPSQHEIDPQYTDALTAADNVITSKYVIKEIAQQNGVYATFMPKPLFGVNGSGMHVHQSLFTGKKNAFFDKKDKHHLSDIARQFIAGELKHAREICSLTAQWVNSYKRLVAGYEAPVYASWAQKNRTALIRVPVYRPGNEKATRAELRCPDPACNPYLAFAVMLAAGLEGIEKKYEVGAPVEPNIYHMAMEERQRRGLTSLPGNLFEAILETEKSAFVKEALGEHIFSRFLYNKRKEWEEYRIQITQHEIKRYLSLL, encoded by the coding sequence ATGAAGAAAGAATACTTAAGCCCTACTGAGGCGGCAAAGCTGTTAGGCATATCGCGCCAGGCAGTGATCGAGCGCATAAAACACGGCGCGATCTCCGCGGAGAAAGCGGGCAGGCAGTACATCATACCAAAAGGTGAGATAGGGCCGAAGTCCGCGGGCGGATCTGCCGCGAGGCAAAAACGGGAGCGGGCGCCGGTCATAAGCAACAAAAAACAGGCGATAGAGAAGATCCTGGACAGGGTGGAAGAAAATGATATAAAAACCATACAGCTGTGGTTTACGGATATACTCGGCATCTTAAAATGCGTTTCGATCACCGAAGGGGAACTCAGGGGCGCGCTTGAGCACGGCAAGGGCTTTGACGGCTCTTCCGTAACCGGCTTCGCCGAAGCCGAAGAAAGCGACATAATCGCGCAGCCGGACCCGGCCACCTTTAAGATACTGCCCTGGACAAGCGAAAACGGCGTGATCGCGCGGATGTTCTGCGACATATTGAACCCCGACCATACCCCCTACCCCGGAGACACAAGGTATGCCCTGAAGAGAGTGCTGGCAAGGGCTGAAAAACTGGGTTTCACCTTCTTCGTGGGGCCGGAAATAGAATATTTCTATTTTAAATCCGATAAGAAGCCGGAGATCATAGATGAAGGGTCGTATTTTGAATTAATACCCAATGACCTGGCCAATACCATGAGGAACAAGACCGTCAGGATGCTTGAAGAAATGGGCATAACCATGGAGGCGTCTCACCATGAGGTCGCTCCCAGCCAGCACGAAATCGATCCTCAATATACCGACGCGCTTACGGCGGCGGACAACGTGATTACCTCTAAATACGTGATCAAAGAGATCGCCCAGCAAAACGGCGTGTATGCCACGTTCATGCCCAAGCCCCTGTTCGGCGTAAACGGCTCGGGCATGCACGTGCACCAGTCGCTGTTCACGGGCAAAAAGAACGCGTTCTTTGATAAAAAAGACAAACATCACCTCTCTGATATTGCCAGGCAGTTCATTGCCGGAGAACTAAAACACGCCAGAGAGATCTGCTCCTTGACCGCGCAGTGGGTCAATTCATACAAAAGGCTGGTTGCCGGTTATGAAGCGCCGGTTTACGCTTCCTGGGCGCAGAAAAACCGCACCGCCCTGATCAGGGTGCCTGTGTACCGGCCGGGAAACGAAAAGGCAACGCGGGCGGAATTGCGCTGCCCTGATCCCGCCTGCAACCCGTACCTCGCGTTCGCGGTAATGCTGGCCGCGGGCCTGGAAGGCATTGAAAAAAAGTATGAAGTCGGCGCTCCGGTTGAGCCCAATATCTACCATATGGCGATGGAGGAAAGGCAGAGGCGGGGGCTTACATCTTTACCAGGCAATCTATTCGAGGCGATACTGGAAACGGAAAAAAGCGCCTTTGTGAAAGAGGCGCTGGGAGAGCACATCTTCAGCAGGTTCCTTTACAACAAAAGAAAAGAATGGGAAGAATACCGTATCCAGATAACGCAGCATGAGATCAAGAGGTACTTATCGCTGCTCTGA
- a CDS encoding OmpA family protein, producing the protein MIKRILFILLAGAPLFYACVYSQPYDNALEFLNSYAIKLYNKGDMPSARHEFQKVLLVDPQNQLARYYLSIIIQKYAPKPAPAKPAVKPAVKVKKVDLGAIDLKLAESRQRIARLEQGLLKSAMENALLKARLNAAQQHREDTEASYMNKLVDNLRRQIGEAGSRIRKLKDKLAQKQIEGGQYAGLEKRAAEIEALLEARQRELEGTRKELREGRMSAAFDASRIASLEEGLSRKDEIIGKLEKDRTALREEIISIRQENLKLLEGLRSNNEDTLKHLEEFESMIALKEGEMAALRDDLQKRLAEKESRIRELAEAAGAADSDMEAFKEELRSRESRIDALTRELDEKDGLISDLEDGLKARQDEIAAIKKELRERLLQKERDVEGLEKALEEGRLRTDRFKEETEGQKQRISALLEEIGRKDNLLDSAEEASRSRQEEISDMRAELEAALAGQDIQSQELRGGYEEQISRLLGALELKDSEIEDRDSLIEGLRADINAKEEEASVLREELAQASYAKDKDIESVIKDYEGRIEMLLRNIDGKAEEIGGLKKLNEDLSSRLNRQPGEDLVSLTEALRSEVSEKEGIIAALSDDLEEQSRKVSSLEKEKIELLGNLNRNNEEALKRVEAFEGAVDNRQKELLSSIEEKDSQIAALKEEMDLKETQIKSIQDSNAKLVEEFNRESDGYREQIEGLQDALAAARKGRLSGGEYKERVSDSLRLENDVLKGKLDQGKLELLKRDRALLEKDDGLFKLKQRYESLAAQKQEQEDIARAKEEEKKRLQEQLEDLRDKVSFYKGKEVEGIEVYLRDNQLIVYLQEVLLFEPGEAEIKEGGSSALGRIAMVLNEDFPEARIIIMGHTDDQPINVSGWQSNWELSSARAVSVLHYFSANFGVDERRLSAAGFGEFNPVASNDTPEGRQRNRRVEIAIAPQK; encoded by the coding sequence ATGATTAAAAGGATATTATTTATATTATTGGCCGGCGCGCCGCTGTTTTACGCCTGTGTGTATTCTCAGCCATACGATAATGCGTTAGAGTTTCTTAACAGTTACGCTATCAAGCTGTACAATAAAGGAGACATGCCTTCAGCAAGGCATGAGTTCCAAAAGGTCCTTCTGGTCGATCCGCAAAACCAGCTCGCCAGATATTATCTCTCAATAATCATCCAGAAATACGCTCCGAAACCCGCCCCGGCAAAGCCGGCAGTAAAGCCGGCAGTAAAAGTAAAGAAGGTCGATCTCGGTGCGATTGATTTAAAGCTCGCGGAATCCCGGCAGCGCATAGCCCGGCTGGAACAGGGTTTGTTAAAGAGCGCTATGGAGAATGCCCTGCTTAAGGCGCGGCTTAATGCCGCTCAACAACACAGGGAAGATACAGAGGCCTCTTATATGAACAAGCTGGTTGATAACTTAAGGAGGCAGATAGGCGAGGCAGGCAGCAGGATAAGAAAGCTTAAGGATAAACTGGCGCAGAAGCAGATAGAGGGCGGGCAGTATGCCGGATTAGAAAAGAGGGCCGCGGAGATCGAGGCATTGCTTGAAGCCAGGCAGCGGGAGCTTGAGGGCACGCGTAAGGAGCTGCGGGAAGGCCGTATGTCCGCCGCTTTCGACGCCTCCAGGATCGCTTCTCTTGAGGAGGGCCTCAGCCGTAAGGATGAGATCATAGGGAAACTGGAGAAGGATAGAACGGCGTTGCGGGAAGAGATTATAAGTATCAGACAGGAAAACCTTAAACTGTTGGAGGGCCTGAGGAGCAATAACGAAGATACGCTGAAACACCTTGAGGAATTTGAATCCATGATAGCGCTTAAAGAAGGCGAGATGGCAGCGTTGAGGGATGACCTGCAGAAACGGCTGGCTGAGAAGGAATCCAGGATCAGGGAACTGGCCGAGGCAGCCGGCGCGGCTGATTCGGATATGGAGGCGTTTAAGGAAGAATTGCGGAGCCGGGAAAGCAGGATAGACGCCTTGACGCGGGAGTTAGATGAGAAGGACGGACTGATCAGCGACCTGGAAGATGGGCTTAAGGCGCGGCAGGATGAGATCGCCGCGATAAAGAAAGAACTGCGGGAGCGGCTGCTTCAGAAAGAACGCGATGTCGAGGGCCTGGAAAAGGCGCTTGAGGAAGGCCGGCTCAGAACGGATAGATTTAAGGAGGAAACAGAAGGCCAAAAGCAGAGGATATCCGCGCTGCTTGAAGAAATAGGGCGGAAGGATAATTTGCTGGATAGCGCGGAAGAGGCGTCGCGGTCGCGGCAGGAGGAGATCTCGGATATGCGCGCGGAGTTGGAAGCCGCGCTTGCCGGACAGGACATTCAGAGCCAGGAGTTAAGGGGCGGATATGAAGAGCAGATAAGCCGGCTGCTGGGCGCCCTTGAATTAAAAGACAGCGAGATAGAAGACAGAGATTCCTTAATAGAGGGGCTGCGGGCGGATATCAATGCTAAAGAAGAGGAAGCCTCCGTTCTCAGGGAAGAGCTTGCCCAGGCGTCTTACGCAAAGGATAAAGATATTGAATCGGTGATCAAGGACTACGAAGGCCGGATAGAGATGCTTCTGCGCAACATTGACGGCAAGGCGGAGGAGATCGGCGGCCTGAAAAAGTTGAACGAAGACCTGTCCAGCCGCTTAAACAGGCAGCCGGGAGAGGACCTGGTTTCCCTGACAGAGGCCTTAAGATCGGAGGTATCGGAGAAAGAAGGGATAATCGCCGCCTTGAGTGATGACCTGGAAGAGCAGAGCCGTAAAGTGAGCTCTCTGGAAAAAGAGAAAATAGAGCTTCTCGGTAATCTTAACCGGAATAACGAAGAGGCCTTGAAGCGCGTTGAGGCATTTGAAGGCGCGGTTGACAACAGGCAGAAGGAGCTGTTAAGCAGCATTGAGGAAAAAGACAGCCAGATAGCCGCCCTTAAGGAAGAAATGGATTTGAAAGAGACGCAGATAAAGAGTATCCAGGATTCCAATGCCAAGCTTGTTGAAGAATTCAACAGGGAGTCCGACGGCTACAGAGAACAGATAGAGGGCCTGCAGGATGCCCTGGCTGCCGCCAGAAAGGGCAGGTTGTCCGGGGGAGAATATAAAGAGCGGGTATCCGACAGCCTTCGCCTTGAGAACGACGTCCTGAAAGGAAAATTAGACCAGGGCAAGCTGGAGCTCCTGAAGAGGGACAGGGCTTTGCTTGAGAAGGATGACGGCCTTTTTAAGCTGAAGCAGCGCTACGAGAGCCTGGCCGCGCAGAAACAGGAGCAGGAAGACATCGCGCGCGCGAAAGAAGAAGAGAAAAAACGCCTCCAGGAACAGCTTGAGGATTTAAGAGACAAGGTGTCTTTCTATAAGGGTAAAGAGGTCGAGGGTATAGAAGTATACCTGCGTGATAACCAGTTGATCGTCTATCTGCAGGAGGTCCTTCTATTTGAGCCGGGCGAGGCGGAGATCAAGGAAGGGGGGTCCTCCGCGCTGGGAAGGATAGCGATGGTGTTGAACGAAGATTTCCCCGAAGCCAGGATAATTATCATGGGGCATACTGATGACCAGCCGATAAACGTATCGGGTTGGCAGTCCAACTGGGAACTTTCTTCGGCAAGGGCAGTTTCGGTATTACACTATTTTTCCGCCAACTTCGGCGTGGATGAGAGGCGCCTGTCGGCAGCCGGTTTCGGAGAGTTTAACCCTGTGGCGTCAAATGATACCCCTGAAGGAAGGCAGAGGAACAGGAGGGTGGAGATCGCCATAGCGCCGCAGAAATGA
- a CDS encoding tetratricopeptide repeat protein, with the protein MEGIAIPLQKYYKPLAALAAIAVFFSVYNKYLIDRSLQDMQLSLSQVKEAKEAKEADKISGLLDFTIIDEVSKEEISSRNVAYLTLSKGIAGEKARPVQMEDLRFFLKEMITGKEAKRNTLAWLIDGVVTNAGKVKRGIRAFLNRLLLPRAPAEAVTKAPLLDSAAQFESQGKFLEAVVLYKEFIETNPNAADINYIRLKMAQGMLKSGQYAGAKSACVKVLGRSTDNNEIDIAASLLAKINEITGIQKKIRSLQDKAAAVSAPKEQQMLYFKIGTLSQKTMNFQLSQDAFKKAIDIDPGSLIAQRAAFNLGWAYKLNAQHEESSRVFRQLLEEHPASEFVDDSKFQVADNLKQQGKFKEALEILEELSRTSSDPDLKNLSKFQTGYIQYYQTGEVGPAIKALEETGKEFSRTTLGERLTTAKTDLGRKYRLEGFNLLLKEDTEGARAQFKKAISVNPKDAKAYGEMARAYAMDRKFDTALDWSKKGIEADPGDEYPYAITARIYEQRGELSRAIEYYKESLQYTPNYPHVCYNIGVDYNLLEDYDKAIEFLEEGKKYAPDFAEIRNNLGYALWNKGDYYRAIEEYKKAIELKPDYADAMYNLALAYKAQKKTAEAKRLLRNVVGLKPDSTAAKRELNNLE; encoded by the coding sequence ATGGAAGGCATAGCGATCCCGCTTCAAAAATATTATAAACCGCTCGCTGCTTTGGCAGCCATCGCCGTATTTTTCTCCGTATATAATAAATACCTTATAGACCGCTCCCTGCAGGACATGCAACTGTCGCTGTCTCAGGTCAAGGAAGCCAAAGAGGCAAAAGAGGCGGATAAGATCTCGGGCCTGCTGGATTTTACCATCATCGACGAGGTCTCAAAAGAAGAGATATCCTCCCGTAACGTCGCCTACCTGACGCTTTCAAAGGGCATCGCCGGCGAGAAGGCAAGGCCCGTGCAGATGGAGGACCTGAGGTTCTTTCTGAAAGAAATGATCACGGGTAAAGAGGCAAAACGCAATACGCTTGCCTGGCTTATAGACGGCGTCGTTACAAACGCCGGCAAAGTAAAGCGCGGCATAAGGGCCTTTCTCAACCGCCTCTTACTGCCGCGGGCTCCGGCCGAAGCCGTAACAAAGGCTCCGTTGCTTGATTCGGCAGCCCAGTTTGAATCCCAGGGAAAATTCCTGGAAGCCGTGGTCTTGTATAAGGAATTCATAGAGACAAACCCTAACGCGGCCGACATAAACTATATACGGCTTAAAATGGCGCAGGGCATGCTTAAATCCGGCCAGTACGCGGGGGCAAAAAGCGCCTGCGTTAAAGTGCTTGGCCGCTCTACCGATAACAATGAGATCGACATAGCCGCAAGTTTGCTCGCCAAGATCAATGAGATAACCGGGATACAGAAAAAGATAAGGTCGCTTCAAGATAAGGCCGCGGCCGTAAGCGCGCCAAAAGAACAACAAATGCTTTATTTCAAGATCGGAACGCTCAGCCAGAAGACAATGAACTTCCAGTTATCGCAGGATGCCTTTAAGAAGGCGATAGATATAGACCCCGGATCATTGATAGCCCAAAGGGCGGCATTTAACCTGGGGTGGGCGTATAAACTGAACGCGCAGCACGAAGAAAGTTCCAGGGTGTTCAGGCAACTCTTAGAAGAACATCCCGCGTCCGAATTCGTTGACGACAGCAAATTCCAGGTCGCCGACAACCTGAAGCAGCAGGGCAAATTCAAAGAGGCGCTGGAAATACTTGAAGAATTATCCAGGACCTCCTCCGACCCCGATCTGAAAAATCTCTCAAAATTCCAGACCGGATATATCCAGTATTATCAGACCGGCGAGGTGGGCCCGGCCATAAAGGCCCTTGAAGAAACAGGCAAGGAATTCTCGCGGACCACTCTGGGGGAAAGATTGACCACCGCCAAGACGGACCTGGGAAGAAAATACCGGCTGGAAGGGTTTAATCTGCTCCTTAAGGAAGACACGGAAGGCGCCCGCGCCCAGTTCAAAAAGGCCATATCCGTCAACCCGAAGGATGCCAAGGCCTACGGAGAAATGGCGCGCGCCTACGCTATGGATCGTAAATTTGACACCGCGCTGGACTGGTCCAAAAAAGGCATTGAGGCGGACCCCGGAGACGAATACCCTTATGCCATTACGGCAAGAATATACGAACAAAGAGGGGAACTCTCAAGGGCGATAGAATACTACAAAGAATCGCTGCAGTACACGCCGAATTACCCTCATGTCTGTTATAACATAGGGGTGGATTATAACCTTCTGGAAGATTATGACAAGGCGATAGAGTTTTTGGAAGAAGGCAAAAAATACGCACCCGACTTCGCGGAGATCAGGAATAATTTAGGTTACGCCCTCTGGAATAAGGGCGATTATTACAGGGCCATTGAAGAATATAAAAAGGCGATCGAGCTCAAACCCGATTACGCCGACGCGATGTACAACCTCGCCCTTGCCTATAAGGCGCAGAAAAAAACCGCGGAGGCAAAACGGCTCCTGCGCAACGTCGTTGGACTGAAGCCTGATTCAACCGCGGCAAAAAGAGAATTAAATAACTTGGAATAG
- a CDS encoding CTP synthase: MPKYIFITGGVVSSLGKGIASASIGKLLESRGLKVTLIKCDPYINVDPGTMNPYQHGEVYVTADGAETDLDLGHYERFTNAALGKDNNITTGKIYYSVISRERRGDYLGKTVQIIPHITDEIKNSIKKVAVEQRVDAVIVEIGGTVGDIEGLPFLEAIRQMRLETGSGYAINVHVTLVPFIKSAGEIKTKPTQHSVQTLREIGIIPDIMLCRTERQLSKETREKIALFCSVDKEAVISAIDAKSIYEVPVLLQREGLDALIVRLLNLKCQDGDLSDWENNVLKKIKCPAKEVEIAVVGKYITLQDAYKSIYESLTHGGIANAAKLAIRRVDSEDIEKDGPARYLDGVRGILVPGGFGFRGIEGKIRAAQFARENQIPFFGICLGMQTAVIEFARNVCGLKNANSTEFNPNTKYPVIGLMEGQKKIDAKGATMRLGSYECALAKGGLSRSAYGKDLVSERHRHRYEFNNDYRGILEKKGMFFSGIYRKGNLVEIIELKGHPWFVACQFHPEFRSKPDKCHPLFREFIRAAISTS, encoded by the coding sequence ATGCCTAAATATATATTCATTACCGGAGGGGTGGTCTCAAGCCTGGGCAAGGGTATTGCCTCCGCCTCAATAGGCAAACTCCTTGAGTCGCGCGGCTTAAAGGTCACCCTGATCAAATGCGACCCCTATATCAACGTTGACCCGGGGACGATGAACCCCTATCAGCACGGAGAGGTATATGTCACCGCTGACGGGGCAGAGACCGACCTTGACCTGGGCCACTACGAAAGATTTACCAACGCGGCCCTGGGCAAAGATAACAATATAACTACGGGCAAGATCTATTACTCCGTTATATCCAGGGAACGCAGGGGCGATTACCTGGGCAAGACCGTGCAGATAATCCCCCATATTACCGACGAGATAAAGAACAGCATCAAGAAGGTCGCCGTAGAACAGCGGGTTGACGCCGTTATAGTGGAGATAGGCGGCACGGTCGGCGATATAGAAGGCCTGCCGTTCCTGGAGGCGATAAGGCAGATGAGGCTTGAGACGGGCAGCGGCTACGCGATCAATGTCCATGTCACGCTGGTGCCGTTCATAAAGTCCGCCGGAGAGATCAAGACCAAGCCCACGCAGCACAGCGTCCAGACATTAAGGGAGATAGGCATCATACCCGACATAATGCTATGCAGGACAGAGAGGCAGCTTAGCAAAGAGACCAGGGAAAAGATAGCCCTGTTCTGCAGCGTGGATAAGGAAGCGGTCATTTCCGCCATAGACGCCAAAAGCATATACGAGGTCCCTGTTTTGCTGCAAAGGGAAGGGTTGGACGCGCTGATCGTCCGGCTGCTTAATTTAAAATGCCAGGACGGGGACTTGAGCGATTGGGAAAACAATGTCCTGAAAAAAATAAAATGCCCCGCGAAGGAAGTAGAAATAGCGGTGGTAGGCAAATATATAACCCTGCAGGACGCCTATAAGTCCATATATGAATCGTTGACCCACGGCGGCATAGCCAACGCGGCCAAGCTGGCCATAAGAAGGGTTGATTCGGAAGACATAGAAAAAGACGGGCCTGCCAGATACCTTGACGGCGTCAGGGGCATCCTTGTGCCGGGAGGGTTTGGCTTCCGCGGGATAGAGGGAAAAATAAGGGCGGCTCAATTCGCCAGAGAAAATCAGATACCGTTCTTCGGCATATGTTTAGGCATGCAGACGGCGGTAATAGAATTTGCCAGGAATGTATGCGGGTTAAAGAACGCGAATTCCACGGAATTCAACCCCAATACAAAATATCCTGTTATAGGCCTGATGGAAGGGCAGAAGAAAATAGACGCCAAGGGCGCTACCATGCGCCTTGGTTCATACGAGTGCGCTTTGGCAAAGGGCGGGCTCAGCCGTTCTGCTTACGGTAAAGACCTCGTCTCTGAAAGGCACAGGCACCGCTACGAGTTTAACAACGATTACCGAGGGATACTTGAGAAGAAGGGGATGTTTTTTTCCGGGATCTACCGAAAGGGGAACCTGGTCGAGATAATTGAGCTTAAAGGCCACCCCTGGTTTGTCGCCTGCCAGTTCCACCCCGAGTTCAGGTCAAAGCCCGATAAATGCCATCCGCTATTCAGGGAGTTTATCAGAGCAGCGATAAGTACCTCTTGA